From a region of the Myroides sp. JBRI-B21084 genome:
- a CDS encoding bifunctional nuclease family protein — MNLVQLTIKGISYSHTQNGAYALILNEVNGDRKLPIVIGAYEAQAIAIAIEEDLKPPRPLTHDLFKTFCDRFNIIVTQVIIHKLVDGVFYSSIICKNNDKEEVIDARTSDAISLALRFDAPIFTYQNILDKAGIYLREQDLEATDEDDDYIDEDEDDNENNESLSDTIDEFLNMMPTEKPNELAAFSVKELNEMLDAAVLNEDYEKAARLRDELSKRNL, encoded by the coding sequence ATGAATTTAGTACAATTAACAATAAAAGGTATTTCGTACAGCCATACACAAAACGGAGCTTATGCTTTAATTTTGAACGAAGTAAACGGTGATCGAAAATTACCTATAGTTATAGGTGCTTATGAAGCACAAGCAATTGCAATTGCAATTGAAGAAGATTTAAAGCCTCCGCGCCCTTTAACACATGATTTGTTTAAAACTTTTTGTGATCGATTTAATATTATTGTTACGCAAGTTATTATTCACAAATTGGTTGATGGTGTGTTTTATTCAAGCATTATTTGTAAAAATAACGATAAAGAAGAAGTGATTGATGCGCGTACATCTGATGCTATTTCGTTAGCATTGCGTTTTGATGCGCCTATTTTTACGTATCAAAATATCTTAGATAAAGCAGGTATTTATTTAAGAGAGCAAGATTTAGAAGCTACAGACGAAGATGATGATTACATTGATGAGGATGAAGATGATAACGAAAATAACGAATCGTTAAGCGATACAATTGACGAGTTTTTAAACATGATGCCTACAGAAAAGCCTAATGAATTAGCCGCTTTTTCTGTAAAAGAATTAAATGAAATGCTTGATGCTGCTGTACTTAACGAAGATTACGAAAAAGCAGCTCGTTTACGCGATGAACTTTCTAAACGCAACTTGTAA
- a CDS encoding thymidylate synthase, producing the protein MQQYLDLVKHVLENGVQKGDRTGTGTKSVFGYQMRFNLEDGFPLVTTKKVHVKSIIHELLWFLKGETNIAYLKENGVRIWDEWANENGDLGPIYGYQWRNWNGEEIDQIKELIETLKTNPNSRRMLVSAWNPSVLPDTTVSFEENVANGKAALPPCHAFFQFYVANGKLSCQLYQRSADIFLGVPFNIASYALFTMMVAQVCGLGYGDFIHTFGDAHIYNNHFEQVELQLSRQPKPMPKMILNPDVKDIFDFTYSDFTLVDYDPHPAIKGQVSV; encoded by the coding sequence ATGCAACAATATTTAGATTTAGTAAAGCACGTTTTAGAAAACGGCGTGCAAAAAGGCGATAGAACAGGCACAGGCACTAAAAGTGTTTTTGGTTACCAAATGCGTTTTAATTTGGAAGATGGTTTTCCGTTAGTTACTACCAAAAAAGTGCATGTTAAATCTATCATTCACGAATTACTTTGGTTTTTAAAAGGCGAAACCAATATAGCTTATTTAAAAGAAAATGGTGTGCGTATTTGGGACGAATGGGCTAATGAAAATGGCGACCTAGGGCCTATTTATGGCTACCAATGGCGCAATTGGAATGGCGAAGAAATCGATCAAATTAAAGAATTAATCGAAACCCTAAAAACTAATCCAAACAGCCGTAGAATGTTAGTTTCGGCTTGGAATCCTTCTGTATTACCCGATACTACTGTTTCTTTTGAAGAAAACGTTGCAAATGGTAAAGCTGCTTTACCGCCTTGCCATGCGTTTTTTCAGTTTTATGTTGCAAATGGTAAATTATCTTGTCAATTATACCAACGTTCGGCCGATATTTTCTTAGGTGTGCCTTTTAACATTGCATCATACGCTTTATTTACAATGATGGTGGCACAAGTTTGTGGACTAGGTTATGGTGATTTTATTCATACTTTTGGCGATGCTCATATTTACAACAACCACTTTGAACAGGTTGAATTACAATTATCGCGTCAACCCAAGCCAATGCCAAAAATGATTCTGAATCCGGATGTAAAAGATATTTTTGACTTTACTTACAGTGATTTTACTTTGGTTGATTATGACCCGCATCCAGCCATAAAAGGACAAGTATCTGTATAA
- a CDS encoding dihydrofolate reductase, whose protein sequence is MKISLIAAIAQNNAIGKNNDLLWHLPADFKHFKETTSGHFILMGRKTFESFPKPLPNRTHLIITRQVNYNTPENCYVFASVAQALQFAKQKNQQTIYIIGGGEIYNQTIAIANQLVITHVQAVFEDADAFFPEITTNWNVVSEEFHQANDKNKYNFTIKIYEK, encoded by the coding sequence ATGAAAATTAGTTTAATAGCTGCAATTGCGCAAAATAACGCTATAGGTAAAAACAATGATTTACTGTGGCATTTACCTGCCGATTTTAAACATTTTAAAGAAACAACAAGCGGACATTTTATTTTAATGGGGCGCAAAACTTTTGAAAGTTTTCCTAAGCCATTGCCTAACCGCACCCATTTAATTATTACCAGACAGGTAAATTACAACACACCCGAAAATTGTTATGTGTTTGCGTCAGTAGCTCAAGCGTTACAATTTGCAAAGCAAAAAAACCAACAAACAATTTATATAATAGGTGGTGGCGAAATTTATAACCAAACAATTGCTATAGCTAATCAGTTGGTAATTACTCATGTACAGGCTGTTTTTGAAGATGCCGATGCTTTTTTTCCTGAAATTACAACTAATTGGAATGTTGTTTCTGAAGAGTTTCATCAAGCAAACGATAAAAACAAGTACAATTTCACCATAAAGATTTACGAGAAATGA
- a CDS encoding deoxynucleoside kinase, translating to MQVAIAGNIGAGKTTLTTLLAKHFKWEPHFEDVVDNPYLDDFYHSMDRWSFNLQIYFLNSRFRQVLNMKASGKNTIQDRTIYEDAHIFAPNLHAMGLMSNRDYENYKQLFELMEGLVGAPDLLIYLRSSIPNLVGQIHKRGREYENSISIDYLNKLNERYEDWIKNYTKGKLLIIDVDPINFVDNPEDLGQIINRIDAEINGLF from the coding sequence ATGCAAGTTGCAATTGCCGGAAATATTGGTGCTGGTAAAACTACTTTAACCACATTATTAGCCAAACATTTTAAATGGGAACCACATTTTGAAGATGTGGTTGACAACCCATACCTTGACGATTTTTATCATTCCATGGATCGTTGGTCGTTTAATTTACAAATTTACTTTTTAAACAGTCGATTTCGTCAAGTTTTAAACATGAAGGCTAGTGGTAAAAATACCATTCAAGACCGTACTATTTATGAAGATGCCCATATTTTTGCTCCAAATTTACATGCAATGGGACTCATGTCTAACCGTGATTACGAAAATTATAAACAATTGTTTGAATTGATGGAAGGTTTAGTTGGCGCTCCTGATTTGTTAATTTATTTACGTAGTTCTATACCTAATTTGGTAGGACAAATACATAAACGCGGCCGCGAATACGAAAATTCAATTTCAATTGATTATTTAAATAAATTAAATGAACGCTACGAAGATTGGATAAAAAATTATACCAAAGGTAAACTGCTTATTATTGATGTAGATCCTATTAATTTTGTTGATAATCCTGAAGATTTAGGGCAAATCATTAATCGTATCGATGCAGAAATAAACGGATTGTTTTAA
- a CDS encoding acyloxyacyl hydrolase encodes MNSLLRLKNIICNLLFCMFFGFVANAQQNWNVSLQTYKGTILAHSNNIQHLITSKPSGYLFSVNHRVNGTQSWHHTYRFPEIGFSFHTQNNHNQTLGNLYGLYAHYNFYFLNRNLQFRVGQGVAYATHPYDKETNFRNVAYGSKFMPSTYFMFSYNKPRIWQNIGLNAGLLFVHHSNATIKSPNTSTNTLGLNLGLTYHFSNSDMVLKSGAYNEIPMKMRYNFLVRTGVNESHIVGIGQKPFYHLGVIAEKPLNNFGAAQLGVDVFLSNSLKELIPFLATSFPEENMKKDTDWKRVGVFVGYEWYLNKLTAEGNVGYYVHDEYKKNGSLYQRLGLRYYITPAIYGSMALKTHFAKAEAFEVGVGYKL; translated from the coding sequence ATGAACAGCCTTTTACGTTTAAAAAATATCATTTGTAATTTGCTTTTTTGCATGTTTTTTGGTTTTGTAGCAAATGCCCAACAAAATTGGAATGTATCCTTACAAACCTATAAAGGCACAATTTTAGCACATAGCAATAACATTCAACATTTAATAACAAGTAAACCATCGGGCTATTTGTTTTCGGTAAACCACCGCGTGAATGGTACACAATCGTGGCATCATACGTATCGCTTTCCCGAAATTGGTTTTTCGTTTCACACTCAAAACAATCACAACCAAACATTGGGTAATTTATATGGTTTATATGCCCATTATAATTTTTATTTTTTAAATCGAAATTTACAATTTAGGGTAGGGCAAGGCGTTGCTTATGCCACCCATCCATATGATAAAGAAACCAATTTTAGAAATGTTGCTTACGGATCAAAGTTTATGCCTTCAACTTATTTTATGTTTAGCTACAATAAACCTAGAATTTGGCAAAATATTGGTTTAAATGCAGGTTTACTGTTTGTACATCACTCAAATGCTACCATAAAATCACCCAATACAAGTACTAATACATTAGGATTAAACCTAGGATTAACGTACCATTTTTCTAATAGCGATATGGTTTTAAAATCGGGAGCATATAATGAAATTCCTATGAAAATGCGCTATAATTTTTTAGTTAGAACGGGTGTAAATGAAAGCCATATTGTAGGTATTGGACAAAAACCGTTTTATCATTTAGGTGTTATTGCAGAAAAACCATTGAATAATTTTGGTGCAGCACAACTTGGGGTTGATGTATTTTTATCTAATTCATTAAAAGAGTTAATTCCGTTTTTGGCAACTTCATTCCCTGAAGAAAATATGAAAAAAGATACCGATTGGAAAAGGGTAGGGGTTTTTGTGGGCTACGAATGGTACTTAAATAAGCTAACTGCCGAAGGTAATGTAGGATATTACGTACACGATGAATACAAAAAAAACGGGTCGTTGTACCAGCGTTTAGGTTTGCGTTATTACATAACACCAGCAATTTATGGTTCAATGGCTTTAAAAACTCATTTTGCTAAAGCCGAAGCTTTTGAAGTAGGAGTTGGGTATAAGTTATAA
- a CDS encoding GIN domain-containing protein, which yields MKKSIGLLFLVLAGCSGEDACFSKKGNAIMQEHALQGFHSVEIPLNVSVEIIPSTTYKMKIESFENRINAVTFSVKDSMLTIKNDISCQMLKSYETAVLKIYTPTLKNIYSRTQFNVVSNDTLRYPNLYLLTSLPNEESASTNFDLKINNKTITVEDNQVGNFTLKGKTNVLDIKLYGANGTVNAKELNAKAVLTYHRSNQNIHVFAKNKLEGVIASVGNVYVYNKPDTVQMQRLYTGNVYYK from the coding sequence ATGAAAAAAAGTATAGGTTTGTTGTTTTTGGTATTAGCTGGTTGTTCCGGTGAAGACGCTTGTTTCTCTAAAAAAGGGAATGCTATTATGCAAGAACACGCATTACAAGGTTTTCATAGTGTTGAAATTCCTTTGAATGTTTCGGTTGAAATTATTCCGAGTACAACCTACAAAATGAAAATTGAATCGTTTGAAAACAGAATTAATGCTGTAACGTTTTCTGTAAAAGATTCTATGCTTACTATAAAAAACGATATTTCGTGTCAAATGTTAAAAAGCTATGAAACTGCTGTTTTAAAAATCTATACACCAACTTTAAAAAATATTTATTCGCGTACACAATTTAATGTGGTATCAAACGATACGTTGCGTTATCCAAATTTGTATTTACTTACCAGTTTGCCAAATGAAGAAAGTGCATCAACAAATTTTGATTTAAAAATTAATAATAAAACCATTACGGTAGAAGATAACCAAGTAGGTAATTTTACGTTAAAAGGAAAAACAAACGTGTTAGATATAAAATTGTATGGTGCAAACGGAACAGTAAATGCTAAGGAATTAAACGCAAAAGCTGTTTTAACGTACCATCGCAGTAACCAAAACATACATGTTTTTGCCAAAAATAAATTAGAAGGTGTAATTGCGTCTGTTGGAAATGTGTATGTGTATAACAAACCCGATACAGTACAAATGCAGCGCCTTTATACCGGGAATGTGTATTACAAATAA
- the gldA gene encoding gliding motility-associated ABC transporter ATP-binding subunit GldA has protein sequence MSIEVQNISKSYGTQKALNAITFKVNKGEIVGFLGPNGAGKSTLMKILTTYIDADNGIALVNGFNVLTHQKEVQQSIGYLPEHNPLYLDLYVREYLAFNADVYKVDKKRIEEVIELTKLTPEAHKKIGQLSKGYRQRVGLATALLHDPEVLILDEPTTGLDPNQLTEIRDLIKKIGKNKTVFLSTHIMQEVEAICDRVIIIKQGEIVADNKLEQIFTTENDQIIEIEFDLKIEEEFIKRLPNLKSFQNIHDMQWQLVFSSNEDMRAKLFDFANELDVKILSMQLKNKNLETIFREKTL, from the coding sequence ATGTCTATAGAAGTTCAAAATATATCTAAAAGTTACGGAACGCAAAAAGCGTTAAATGCCATAACTTTTAAAGTAAATAAAGGTGAAATTGTAGGTTTTTTAGGTCCGAATGGAGCTGGAAAATCAACTTTAATGAAAATTTTAACCACTTATATTGATGCCGACAATGGTATTGCACTTGTGAATGGCTTTAATGTATTAACGCATCAAAAAGAAGTACAACAATCTATTGGATATTTACCTGAACACAACCCATTGTATTTAGATTTGTACGTGCGTGAATATTTGGCTTTTAATGCCGATGTTTATAAGGTTGATAAAAAACGTATTGAAGAAGTTATTGAACTAACAAAACTAACGCCCGAAGCACATAAAAAAATTGGACAACTTTCTAAAGGATACCGTCAGCGTGTAGGCTTGGCAACAGCTTTGTTACACGATCCTGAAGTGCTTATTTTAGACGAACCAACAACCGGTTTAGACCCTAATCAGCTTACCGAAATTCGCGATTTAATTAAAAAAATAGGAAAAAACAAAACGGTTTTTTTATCAACACATATTATGCAAGAGGTTGAAGCTATTTGCGACCGTGTGATAATTATTAAACAAGGCGAAATTGTTGCCGATAATAAATTGGAACAAATTTTTACTACCGAAAACGATCAAATTATTGAAATTGAATTCGATTTAAAAATTGAAGAAGAATTTATTAAACGTTTGCCAAACTTAAAATCGTTCCAAAACATACACGATATGCAATGGCAATTGGTTTTTAGTAGCAACGAAGATATGCGCGCTAAATTGTTTGATTTTGCTAATGAATTAGATGTTAAGATTTTATCGATGCAACTAAAAAACAAAAACTTAGAAACTATTTTTAGAGAGAAAACACTTTAA
- a CDS encoding chorismate mutase, which produces MTKVNEKALWFKDLTANKPLLIAGPCSAETPQQVLEVAHAIKNTAKIFRAGIWKPRTRPGGFEGVGAIGLKWLQQVKAETGMLLATEVATAEHVNLALAHDIDMLWIGARTTVNPFAVQEIADALKGTNKMVFIKNPVNPDLSLWIGGFERLQNAGIEKLGFIHRGFSSYEKVKYRNNPEWQIPIDLQIRFPEVPLINDPSHITGNRNLIQHVAQKALDLNFDGLMIETHCTPDLAWSDAAQQVTPQQLNNIVTNLVQRDLINEEDSYVHQMQLFRTQIDEIDTQILNLLKNRMQIADEIGLLKKAKNVSVLQPERWQEVLVKMRREGKENKLGEVFITSLFKAIHDESITRQDHIINPK; this is translated from the coding sequence ATGACAAAAGTGAACGAAAAAGCTTTGTGGTTTAAAGATTTAACAGCTAACAAGCCTTTGTTAATTGCAGGGCCATGTAGTGCCGAAACACCCCAACAGGTGTTAGAAGTTGCGCATGCCATTAAAAACACTGCAAAAATATTCCGCGCAGGTATTTGGAAACCTCGTACACGCCCTGGTGGTTTTGAAGGGGTAGGCGCCATTGGACTTAAATGGTTGCAACAAGTAAAGGCCGAAACAGGAATGCTTTTAGCTACCGAAGTTGCAACGGCAGAACATGTTAACCTTGCCTTGGCGCACGATATTGATATGCTTTGGATTGGCGCACGCACTACTGTAAACCCTTTTGCGGTGCAAGAAATTGCCGATGCTTTAAAAGGTACCAACAAAATGGTGTTTATTAAAAACCCAGTAAACCCCGATTTAAGTTTGTGGATTGGCGGTTTTGAACGTTTACAAAATGCAGGTATTGAAAAATTAGGATTTATTCACCGTGGATTTTCTAGCTATGAAAAAGTAAAATATCGTAACAATCCTGAATGGCAAATACCTATCGATTTACAGATTCGTTTTCCTGAAGTTCCGTTAATTAACGATCCATCGCACATAACGGGTAATCGCAATTTAATTCAACATGTGGCCCAAAAAGCTTTAGATTTAAATTTTGATGGGTTAATGATAGAAACGCATTGTACCCCAGATTTAGCTTGGAGCGATGCCGCACAGCAAGTAACGCCGCAACAATTAAACAATATTGTTACCAATTTAGTACAGCGCGATTTAATTAATGAAGAAGATTCGTACGTTCACCAAATGCAACTTTTTAGAACACAAATTGATGAAATTGATACGCAAATTTTAAATCTTTTAAAAAACCGCATGCAAATTGCCGATGAAATTGGGCTGCTTAAAAAAGCAAAAAATGTATCGGTTTTACAACCTGAACGTTGGCAAGAAGTTTTAGTTAAAATGCGTCGCGAAGGCAAAGAAAATAAATTAGGCGAAGTGTTTATTACATCGTTATTCAAAGCAATTCACGATGAAAGTATTACACGCCAAGACCATATCATCAACCCAAAATAA
- the rsgA gene encoding ribosome small subunit-dependent GTPase A: MTGIVYKSTGSWYTVKAQDNQFFECRIKGKFRIKGIKSTNPVAVGDVVDFDLDTSADVVTGVITKIHDRKNYLIRKSVNLSKQVHIIAANIDTLFVLVTIDNPVTTTSFIDRLLVTAEAYDINAVLVFNKVDTFSEDTLNDQLYLQYIYETIGYKCLRVSAAEGKGLDTLKAEMTNKVSMFTGHSGVGKSTLVNALEPGLNLKTKEISEQHQQGQHTTTFAEMYDLSFNAKIIDTPGIRGFGIVDMEPQEVGDYFPEFFKLKDQCKFNNCLHREEPHCAVKDALDNDDISWSRYKSYIQILDGDEENYRTDVYGNGKNPEE; encoded by the coding sequence ATGACCGGAATTGTTTATAAATCTACAGGTAGCTGGTACACCGTTAAGGCACAAGATAACCAGTTTTTTGAATGTAGAATAAAAGGAAAATTTAGAATAAAAGGTATTAAAAGCACCAATCCGGTTGCTGTTGGCGATGTGGTTGATTTTGACCTTGATACGTCGGCTGATGTTGTTACTGGGGTTATTACTAAAATCCACGATCGTAAAAATTATCTTATTCGTAAATCGGTTAATTTATCTAAGCAAGTGCATATTATTGCCGCTAATATTGATACCCTTTTTGTATTAGTTACCATTGATAATCCTGTTACAACTACCAGTTTTATTGACCGTTTATTGGTTACGGCCGAAGCTTATGATATAAATGCGGTTTTAGTTTTTAATAAGGTTGATACTTTTTCTGAAGATACGTTAAACGATCAATTGTACTTGCAATATATTTACGAAACCATTGGTTATAAATGTTTGCGTGTTTCTGCTGCCGAAGGTAAAGGCTTGGATACTCTAAAAGCAGAAATGACTAATAAAGTTTCAATGTTTACAGGACATTCAGGTGTTGGTAAATCAACATTAGTGAATGCTTTAGAACCGGGTTTAAATTTAAAAACGAAAGAAATATCAGAACAACATCAACAAGGCCAACATACTACCACTTTTGCCGAAATGTATGATTTAAGCTTTAATGCTAAAATTATTGATACCCCCGGAATTCGTGGTTTTGGTATTGTAGATATGGAGCCGCAAGAAGTAGGTGATTATTTTCCTGAATTTTTTAAGTTGAAAGATCAATGTAAGTTTAACAATTGTTTACACCGCGAAGAACCACATTGCGCTGTAAAAGATGCTTTAGATAATGACGATATTTCTTGGTCGCGTTACAAAAGTTACATTCAAATTTTAGATGGCGACGAAGAAAATTACCGTACAGATGTATATGGTAATGGAAAAAATCCTGAAGAATAA
- the dtd gene encoding D-aminoacyl-tRNA deacylase: MKAVIQRVLQASVTINNITVANISAGLLVLVGIEDADSQEDINWLTTKIAQLRIFNDENDVMNKSVQDINGDIIVVSQFTLHASTKKGNRPSYIKAAKPDVAVPLYKNFVATLEKSTQKKIQTGEFGADMKVALINDGPVTIIIDTKNKE; this comes from the coding sequence ATGAAAGCTGTAATACAACGTGTCTTACAAGCATCGGTAACCATAAACAATATAACAGTAGCCAATATTAGCGCAGGTTTGCTTGTGCTTGTTGGAATTGAAGATGCCGATTCACAAGAAGATATCAATTGGTTAACAACAAAAATAGCTCAATTGCGTATTTTTAATGATGAAAACGATGTAATGAATAAATCGGTACAAGATATTAATGGCGATATTATAGTTGTGAGTCAATTTACGCTGCATGCTTCCACCAAAAAAGGAAACAGACCATCGTACATAAAAGCTGCAAAACCTGATGTTGCCGTGCCTTTGTACAAAAATTTTGTTGCTACTTTAGAAAAATCTACCCAAAAAAAGATACAAACCGGAGAATTTGGCGCCGATATGAAAGTTGCATTAATAAATGATGGACCAGTAACTATAATTATTGATACAAAGAATAAAGAATAA
- a CDS encoding nucleotide pyrophosphohydrolase, producing MDIKNAQLAVDNWIKEHGVRYFNELTNMAQLTEEVGEVARIIARRYGEQSEKESDKNKDLGEELADVVFVVLCLANQTGVNLQESFDKKMDLKTKRDHDRHHNNQKLK from the coding sequence ATGGATATAAAAAACGCACAACTTGCAGTAGATAATTGGATAAAAGAACACGGCGTTCGTTATTTTAACGAATTAACCAATATGGCGCAACTTACCGAAGAAGTAGGTGAGGTTGCTAGGATTATTGCACGCAGATACGGCGAACAAAGCGAAAAAGAAAGCGATAAGAACAAAGATTTAGGCGAAGAATTAGCCGATGTTGTTTTTGTGGTACTGTGTTTAGCAAACCAAACCGGTGTTAACTTGCAAGAATCGTTTGATAAAAAAATGGATTTAAAAACCAAACGCGATCACGACCGTCATCACAACAACCAAAAGCTTAAATAA
- a CDS encoding 3-phosphoshikimate 1-carboxyvinyltransferase, with protein MHCKLAKSTLKSNQQIIISGSKSETNRLLLLQALYPNLKIENASNADDTLVMQKALQFVGKVGEINVHHAGTAMRFLTAFFAMHEGLEVILSGSYRMHERPIKILVEALKQLGCNISYLKEEGFPPIKIIGKIPQNNNVLINANVSSQYITALMLVGASLPNGLQISLQGTITSLPYISMSLQILQEIGIQATFQKSTLHIPPTKQLSKNTFVVESDWSSASYFYSFIALSALGTQISLGYFKQNSLQGDAYLAKIYEQFGVQTTFVNNKIIVKKVQNHTIKKIDLNLNNTPDIAQTIIVTCLGLGITCNLTGLHTLIIKETNRLQALKTELQKFNTKVSITNNSIQLLNTVSFTQNAVVIDTYNDHRMAMAFAPLALKQQMVINNASVVTKSYPDFWNDIDTLLVDIE; from the coding sequence ATGCACTGTAAACTTGCAAAAAGTACGTTAAAAAGCAATCAACAAATCATCATTTCGGGTTCAAAGTCCGAAACCAACAGGTTGTTGTTGCTTCAAGCATTATATCCTAATTTAAAAATTGAAAACGCTTCAAATGCAGACGATACTTTAGTTATGCAAAAAGCCTTACAATTTGTAGGTAAAGTAGGCGAAATAAATGTACACCATGCAGGCACCGCCATGCGTTTTTTAACCGCTTTTTTTGCAATGCATGAAGGGTTAGAAGTCATTCTTTCGGGTTCTTATCGAATGCATGAACGACCAATAAAAATACTTGTTGAAGCCTTAAAACAATTAGGTTGCAATATATCGTATTTAAAAGAAGAAGGTTTTCCGCCTATAAAAATAATCGGAAAAATTCCACAAAACAACAACGTTTTAATTAATGCAAACGTAAGCAGCCAGTACATTACAGCTTTAATGTTGGTTGGGGCAAGTTTACCAAACGGACTTCAAATATCGTTACAAGGTACAATTACATCATTGCCTTATATAAGTATGTCGCTACAAATTTTGCAAGAAATTGGCATTCAAGCAACGTTTCAAAAAAGCACCTTACATATACCACCTACAAAGCAATTATCAAAAAACACATTTGTGGTAGAATCAGATTGGTCATCGGCATCGTATTTTTATAGTTTTATAGCTTTATCGGCACTTGGTACACAAATTAGTTTAGGATATTTTAAGCAAAACAGTTTACAAGGAGATGCGTATTTGGCTAAAATATATGAGCAATTTGGTGTTCAAACTACATTCGTTAACAATAAAATCATCGTTAAAAAGGTTCAAAATCACACAATAAAAAAAATAGATTTAAATCTTAATAACACCCCTGATATTGCGCAAACAATCATTGTAACCTGTTTAGGTTTAGGTATTACTTGTAATTTAACAGGTTTGCATACCTTAATTATAAAAGAAACCAACCGATTGCAAGCTTTAAAAACCGAATTGCAAAAATTTAATACTAAAGTATCTATAACTAACAATTCAATTCAGTTGCTAAACACCGTATCATTTACTCAAAATGCCGTTGTAATTGATACTTATAACGACCACCGCATGGCAATGGCATTTGCACCATTAGCTTTAAAACAACAAATGGTTATAAATAATGCAAGTGTTGTAACAAAATCGTATCCTGACTTTTGGAACGATATAGATACTTTATTGGTTGATATTGAGTGA
- the queA gene encoding tRNA preQ1(34) S-adenosylmethionine ribosyltransferase-isomerase QueA produces MKLSNFNFNLPTELLAEFPAENRDESRLMVVNRKTGTIEHKFFKDLIDYFDEGDVMVLNNTKVFPARLYGNKEKTGARIEVFLLRELNAEQRLWDVLVDPARKIRIGNKLYFGDDDSLVAEVIDNTTSRGRTLRFLYDGSYEEFRLKLRELGETPIPKYINREVTPEDEDRYQTIYATEEGAVAAPTAGLHFSKHLLKRLEIKGIDFAKITLHIGLGTFNPVEVEDLSKHKMDSEELIITQEACDVVNKAKQNKNKVCAVGTTSMRALESSVSSNSTLNPYEGWTNKFIFPPYDFSIADCMVTNFHMPKSTLLMMISAFTGHDLMMKAYDEAVKEGYKFYSYGDAMLIL; encoded by the coding sequence ATGAAGTTATCAAATTTTAATTTTAATTTACCAACCGAATTATTAGCAGAATTTCCTGCTGAAAATCGCGACGAATCTCGTTTAATGGTTGTAAACCGCAAAACAGGAACTATCGAGCATAAATTTTTTAAAGATTTAATCGATTATTTCGATGAAGGTGATGTAATGGTTTTAAACAATACCAAAGTATTTCCAGCACGTTTATATGGTAATAAAGAAAAAACCGGCGCACGTATCGAAGTTTTCTTATTGCGCGAATTAAACGCAGAACAACGTTTATGGGACGTTTTGGTTGATCCTGCCAGAAAAATACGTATTGGTAATAAATTATATTTCGGCGACGATGATTCGTTAGTAGCCGAAGTAATTGATAACACTACATCACGCGGTCGTACACTTCGCTTTTTATACGATGGTTCTTACGAAGAATTTCGTTTAAAATTACGCGAATTAGGCGAAACACCTATACCTAAATACATTAACCGCGAGGTAACCCCTGAAGATGAAGACCGTTACCAAACCATTTACGCTACCGAAGAAGGCGCTGTTGCAGCACCAACTGCGGGCTTACACTTTTCTAAGCACCTATTAAAACGTTTAGAAATTAAAGGAATCGATTTTGCTAAAATTACGCTACACATAGGTTTAGGAACCTTTAACCCGGTTGAAGTAGAAGATTTGTCAAAGCATAAAATGGATTCTGAAGAGCTTATCATTACCCAAGAAGCTTGTGATGTGGTAAACAAAGCAAAGCAAAACAAAAATAAAGTTTGTGCGGTAGGTACCACCTCAATGCGTGCATTAGAAAGTTCGGTCTCATCAAACAGCACCCTAAATCCATACGAAGGTTGGACAAACAAGTTCATCTTCCCTCCGTACGATTTCAGTATAGCCGATTGTATGGTAACTAATTTCCATATGCCAAAGTCAACACTTTTAATGATGATTTCAGCATTCACAGGTCACGATTTAATGATGAAAGCCTATGATGAAGCCGTTAAAGAAGGATATAAATTTTACTCATATGGCGATGCCATGCTAATTTTATAG